The proteins below are encoded in one region of Sedimentibacter sp. zth1:
- the rpoC gene encoding DNA-directed RNA polymerase subunit beta', with amino-acid sequence MIEYNNFESIRIGLASPEKIRQWSRGEVKKPETINYRTLKPEKDGLFCEKIFGPQKDWECHCGKYKRVRYKGVVCDRCGVEVTKAKVRRERMGHIELAAPVSHIWYFKGIPSRLGLMLDMSPRSLEKVLYFAQYVVTNAGDTTLSEKQLLTEMEYREYKEHYKNAFTAKMGAEAVRDLLLKIDLEKENIELRKDLKDSKGQKKIRITRRLEVVESFRTSGNKPEWMVLDVVPVIPPDLRPMVQLDGGRFATSDLNDLYRRVINRNNRLKRLLDLGAPDIIVRNEKRMLQEAVDALINNGRRGRPVTGPGNRPLKSLSDMLSGKQGRFRQNLLGKRVDYSGRSVIVVGPELKFYQCGLPKKMALELFKPFVMRQLVERGIAHNIKSAKKKVEKVDASVWDVLDDIIKDHTVMLNRAPTLHRLGIQSFEPVLVDGKAIKLHPLVCTAYNADFDGDQMAVHVPLSVEAQAESRFMMLSINNILAPKDGRPITTPTQDMVLGSYYLTMTLPNVEEKGAGMIFKDYDEMILAYFNKDVSLHAVVKMRKYVDGEQKLVESTVGRFIFNANIPQDLGFVDRSVDKFSLEIDKIVTKKTLEEIIYNCFKTHGNTRTSQVLDKIKSTGFKYSTIGAITVSVSDIEVPEEKTQLIHEAEQKVMEYEKKYRRGIMTDEERYENVVKIWNDTTEKVTNVLMDNLKEDNSLYIMSVSGARGGRNQIKQLAGMRGLMASSTGKTVEIPVKSNFREGLSVLEFFISATGTRKGLTDTALRTADSGYLTRRLVDVSQDVIVREVDCGTTDGIEVESFVDGNERIEELRDRITDRYSAEDIVNLNTGEVIVKAGEIINEETAVYLQKLYEDEKAIKEIKIRSVLTCKTPHGVCAKCYGNNLATGHLVHVGGSVGIIAAQSIGEPGTQLTMRTFHTGGIAAAGDITQGLPRIEELFEARKPKGLAIISEIPGKVSFSEKVNRKEVIITNDELMDSKTYLIPYGSKLLVGDGMEVEAGEKITDGSINPHDILRISGLKALQSYILMEVQRVYRMQGVDISDKHVEVIIRQMMNKVRVDDAGDTMLLPGSLVSLQEFQKENKKIEEQGLELATGDRALLGITKASLATESFLAAASFQETTRVLTEAATKGKVDNLIGLKENVIIGKLIPAGTGMKKYRNVGIEVEKEEEEEKEEKEEEILVE; translated from the coding sequence TTGATAGAATATAATAATTTTGAATCTATAAGAATTGGGTTAGCATCACCTGAAAAAATTAGACAATGGTCTAGAGGTGAAGTTAAAAAACCAGAAACTATTAACTACAGAACATTAAAGCCTGAGAAAGATGGCTTGTTTTGTGAAAAAATATTTGGACCACAAAAAGACTGGGAGTGTCATTGTGGAAAATACAAAAGAGTAAGATACAAAGGTGTAGTTTGTGACAGATGTGGAGTTGAAGTTACTAAAGCTAAAGTTAGAAGAGAGAGAATGGGTCATATTGAATTAGCAGCTCCAGTATCTCATATTTGGTATTTTAAAGGTATACCAAGTAGGTTAGGATTAATGCTAGATATGTCTCCTCGTTCTTTAGAAAAAGTTTTATATTTCGCACAGTATGTTGTTACAAATGCTGGAGATACAACATTATCAGAAAAACAACTTTTAACTGAGATGGAGTATAGAGAATATAAAGAGCATTATAAAAATGCCTTTACAGCAAAAATGGGTGCAGAGGCTGTAAGAGATTTATTATTAAAAATTGATCTTGAAAAAGAAAATATTGAATTAAGAAAAGACTTAAAAGATAGCAAAGGTCAAAAGAAAATTAGGATTACAAGAAGACTTGAAGTTGTAGAATCATTTAGAACATCAGGAAATAAACCTGAATGGATGGTATTAGATGTTGTTCCAGTTATACCACCTGATTTAAGACCAATGGTACAATTAGATGGTGGAAGATTTGCTACTTCAGATTTAAATGATTTATACAGAAGAGTTATTAATAGAAATAACAGGTTAAAAAGATTACTTGATCTTGGAGCTCCTGATATTATTGTAAGAAATGAAAAAAGAATGCTTCAAGAAGCAGTAGATGCTCTAATCAATAATGGTAGAAGAGGAAGACCAGTAACTGGTCCTGGGAATAGACCTCTTAAATCGTTGTCAGATATGTTAAGTGGTAAACAAGGTAGATTTAGACAAAACTTGCTTGGCAAGAGGGTTGACTACTCTGGACGTTCAGTTATTGTTGTTGGACCAGAGCTTAAATTCTATCAATGTGGTTTACCAAAGAAAATGGCTCTTGAATTATTCAAGCCATTTGTAATGAGACAATTAGTTGAAAGAGGTATTGCACATAATATTAAGAGTGCCAAGAAAAAAGTTGAAAAAGTAGATGCTTCTGTTTGGGATGTATTAGATGATATCATCAAAGATCATACAGTAATGCTTAACCGTGCACCTACACTTCATAGACTTGGTATACAGTCTTTTGAGCCAGTATTAGTTGATGGAAAAGCAATCAAGCTTCACCCATTGGTATGTACTGCATACAATGCAGACTTTGATGGTGATCAGATGGCTGTCCACGTTCCTTTATCAGTTGAGGCACAAGCTGAATCAAGATTCATGATGTTATCTATAAACAATATATTAGCTCCTAAAGATGGTAGACCAATAACTACTCCTACACAGGATATGGTTTTGGGTAGTTATTATTTAACAATGACGCTACCAAATGTAGAAGAAAAAGGCGCTGGTATGATTTTCAAAGATTACGATGAAATGATACTAGCTTATTTCAACAAGGATGTGTCATTACATGCTGTTGTTAAAATGAGAAAATATGTCGATGGAGAACAAAAGCTTGTAGAAAGTACAGTTGGTAGGTTTATATTCAACGCAAATATTCCACAAGATTTGGGATTTGTTGACAGAAGTGTAGATAAATTTTCTCTTGAAATTGATAAAATTGTTACAAAGAAGACACTTGAAGAAATTATATATAATTGCTTTAAAACACATGGAAATACAAGAACTTCACAAGTGTTGGATAAAATAAAATCTACAGGATTTAAGTATTCAACAATAGGTGCTATTACTGTCAGCGTTAGCGATATCGAAGTACCAGAAGAAAAGACTCAGCTTATCCATGAAGCAGAACAAAAAGTTATGGAATACGAAAAGAAATATCGTCGTGGTATCATGACTGATGAAGAACGTTATGAGAATGTTGTTAAGATTTGGAATGATACTACAGAAAAAGTAACAAATGTTCTTATGGATAATTTGAAAGAGGATAACAGCCTTTATATCATGTCTGTTTCGGGAGCCAGAGGTGGACGTAACCAGATTAAGCAATTAGCTGGTATGAGAGGTCTAATGGCAAGTTCAACTGGTAAGACAGTTGAAATTCCGGTTAAATCAAACTTTAGAGAAGGTTTATCAGTACTTGAATTCTTTATTTCAGCTACTGGTACAAGAAAAGGTCTTACAGATACAGCCTTAAGAACTGCCGACTCTGGTTATTTAACTAGAAGACTTGTTGACGTAAGCCAAGATGTTATTGTTAGAGAAGTTGACTGTGGAACAACAGATGGTATTGAAGTAGAATCATTTGTTGATGGAAATGAAAGAATAGAAGAATTAAGAGATAGAATTACAGATAGATATAGTGCTGAAGACATAGTTAACCTAAATACTGGTGAAGTTATTGTAAAAGCTGGAGAAATTATAAATGAAGAAACTGCAGTATATTTACAAAAGCTATATGAAGATGAAAAAGCAATCAAAGAGATTAAAATTAGATCTGTTTTAACTTGTAAAACTCCACATGGTGTTTGTGCAAAGTGTTATGGTAATAACCTTGCAACAGGACATCTAGTTCACGTTGGTGGTTCTGTAGGTATAATAGCTGCTCAATCTATAGGTGAGCCTGGTACACAGCTTACAATGCGTACATTCCATACTGGAGGTATAGCTGCTGCTGGAGATATCACACAGGGACTTCCTAGAATTGAAGAATTATTTGAAGCTAGAAAACCTAAAGGTTTGGCAATAATTTCTGAAATACCTGGAAAAGTTTCATTTAGTGAAAAAGTTAACAGAAAAGAAGTTATTATTACTAATGATGAACTTATGGATAGCAAGACATATTTAATTCCTTATGGATCTAAATTACTTGTTGGCGATGGTATGGAAGTTGAAGCCGGAGAGAAAATAACAGATGGTTCTATAAATCCACATGATATTTTAAGAATAAGTGGATTAAAAGCATTACAATCATATATTCTTATGGAAGTTCAAAGAGTATATAGAATGCAGGGTGTTGATATCAGTGATAAACACGTTGAAGTTATTATTAGACAGATGATGAACAAAGTTAGAGTTGATGATGCTGGTGATACAATGTTATTACCTGGAAGTTTAGTTTCTCTTCAAGAATTTCAAAAAGAAAACAAAAAAATTGAAGAACAAGGACTAGAATTAGCAACAGGCGATAGAGCATTACTTGGTATAACAAAAGCATCATTGGCAACAGAATCTTTCCTTGCAGCTGCATCTTTCCAAGAAACAACAAGAGTTTTAACTGAAGCTGCTACAAAAGGTAAAGTAGATAATCTTATTGGGTTAAAAGAAAATGTTATAATTGGTAAGTTAATTCCTGCAGGAACTGGTATGAAAAAATACAGAAATGTAGGAATTGAAGTAGAAAAAGAAGAAGAAGAAGAAAAAGAAGAAAAAGAAGAAGAAATTTTAGTTGAATAA
- a CDS encoding ribosomal L7Ae/L30e/S12e/Gadd45 family protein: protein MESKLLEGNKVIGKKQTLRYIAKDMVKTVFISKDADEHVTKEIIDICNIKNIDIIYFNNMKELGKACNIDVNAAAAAVLK from the coding sequence ATGGAAAGTAAATTACTAGAAGGCAACAAAGTAATAGGCAAAAAGCAGACTTTAAGATATATAGCTAAGGATATGGTGAAAACAGTATTCATTTCCAAAGATGCGGATGAACATGTAACTAAGGAAATTATTGATATTTGCAATATCAAAAATATTGATATAATATATTTTAATAATATGAAAGAGCTAGGTAAAGCCTGCAATATTGATGTAAACGCAGCGGCGGCTGCCGTTTTAAAATAA
- the rpsL gene encoding 30S ribosomal protein S12 — protein MPTINQIIRKGRKAVEYKSNSPALNVSFNTLQKKMNVSNSPQKRGVCTSVKTVTPKKPNSALRKIARVRLTNGTEVTAYIPGIGHNLQEHSVVLIRGGRVKDLPGVRYHIVRGTLDTAGVNKRNQSRSKYGAKKPKK, from the coding sequence ATGCCAACTATAAACCAAATCATTAGAAAAGGTAGAAAAGCAGTTGAATACAAATCAAATTCTCCAGCTTTAAATGTGAGTTTCAATACTTTACAAAAGAAAATGAATGTTAGTAACTCACCACAAAAAAGAGGAGTTTGTACTTCAGTTAAAACAGTAACACCTAAAAAACCGAACTCAGCGTTAAGAAAGATTGCCAGAGTTAGATTAACAAACGGTACTGAGGTAACTGCTTATATTCCAGGTATAGGACACAACTTACAAGAACACAGTGTTGTTCTTATAAGAGGTGGTAGAGTAAAAGACTTACCAGGAGTTAGATACCATATAGTTAGAGGTACATTAGATACAGCTGGTGTTAATAAAAGAAACCAATCTAGATCTAAGTACGGTGCTAAAAAACCTAAAAAGTAA
- the rpsG gene encoding 30S ribosomal protein S7, which translates to MPRKGHIPKRVVMEDPIYKDKIVSKLINQLMYDGKKGVAQTIVYDAFDIIKEKTGEEPLEVFYKALNNIMPVLEVKARRVGGATYQVPIEVRPERRQTLGLRWLVSYSRKRGEKTMREKLAKELMDAANNVGASVKKREDTHKMAEANKAFAHFRW; encoded by the coding sequence GTGCCAAGAAAAGGACACATACCCAAAAGAGTAGTGATGGAAGATCCTATATACAAGGATAAAATAGTTTCAAAATTAATTAATCAATTAATGTACGATGGAAAAAAAGGTGTTGCTCAAACAATAGTTTACGATGCTTTTGATATCATCAAAGAAAAAACAGGTGAAGAACCACTTGAAGTATTTTACAAGGCATTAAATAATATTATGCCTGTATTAGAAGTAAAAGCAAGACGTGTAGGTGGTGCTACTTATCAAGTACCAATTGAGGTTAGACCTGAAAGAAGACAGACACTTGGTTTAAGATGGCTAGTTTCTTATTCTCGTAAAAGAGGAGAAAAAACTATGCGTGAAAAGTTAGCAAAAGAATTAATGGATGCTGCTAACAATGTAGGCGCAAGTGTTAAGAAAAGAGAAGATACTCATAAAATGGCAGAAGCTAATAAAGCATTTGCTCATTTTAGATGGTAA
- the fusA gene encoding elongation factor G, translating into MRDYPLEKTRNIGIMAHIDAGKTTCTERILYYTGKIHKIGETHEGGAQMDWMEQEQERGITITSAATTCHWKDMRINIIDTPGHVDFTVEVERSLRVLDGSVALFDAKAGVEPQSETVWRQADKYNVPRMCFVNKMDKLGADFYYSVQTMKDRLKANVVPIQLPMGAEDEFVGLIDLVEMKSYIYQNDAGDDILVGDIPAEYLDKAKEYREQMLESISDYDDALMEKFLEGEEITIPEIKKALREATINVDIVPVLCGTAYKNKGVQKLLDAVLDYMPSPLDIPHITGFDAETGEEVERKSSDDAPFAALAFKIMVDPFVGKLTFFRIYSGVMESGSYVLNSTKGKRERIGRILQMHANKRQEIDKAYAGEIGAAVGLKQTTTGDTLCDTNSPVILESMEFPDPVIEVAIEPKTKAGQEKMGIGLAKLAEEDPTFRTYTNPETGQTIIAGMGELHLEIIVDRLMREFKVEANVGKPQVSYKETISSKANVEVKYAKQSGGSGQYGHVKIIMEPQEMGEGFKFVDAIKGGVVPREYIPAVQKGIVEASENGILAGFPCIDFKVTLYDGSYHEVDSSEMAFKIAGSMAFKEGMRKATPIILEPYMKVEVTSPEEYFGDVMGDLSSRRGRIEGFSERSGVKIIAAFVPLSEMFGYATTLRSITQGRANYSMESDHFEKVPNNIAEKIIGAKQD; encoded by the coding sequence ATGAGAGATTATCCTTTAGAGAAAACAAGAAATATAGGAATAATGGCGCATATTGATGCAGGAAAAACTACATGTACTGAGAGAATTCTGTACTATACAGGAAAGATCCACAAGATTGGTGAAACTCATGAAGGTGGAGCACAAATGGACTGGATGGAACAGGAGCAGGAAAGAGGAATCACAATAACTTCTGCTGCAACTACTTGTCATTGGAAAGATATGAGAATTAATATAATCGATACACCAGGACACGTTGATTTCACAGTAGAGGTTGAAAGATCGCTTAGAGTATTAGATGGATCAGTTGCTTTATTTGATGCCAAAGCAGGTGTTGAACCTCAATCTGAAACTGTTTGGAGACAGGCTGATAAATATAATGTACCAAGAATGTGTTTTGTTAACAAAATGGATAAATTAGGTGCAGATTTTTATTATTCAGTACAAACAATGAAAGATAGATTAAAAGCAAATGTTGTTCCTATTCAGTTACCAATGGGAGCTGAGGACGAATTTGTAGGTCTTATAGACTTAGTTGAAATGAAATCATATATATATCAAAACGATGCTGGTGATGATATTTTAGTTGGTGATATTCCTGCTGAGTACTTAGACAAAGCAAAAGAATATAGAGAACAAATGTTAGAATCAATATCAGATTATGATGATGCCTTAATGGAAAAATTTCTAGAAGGTGAAGAAATAACTATTCCAGAAATAAAGAAAGCATTAAGAGAAGCTACTATCAATGTTGACATAGTACCAGTACTATGTGGTACAGCTTATAAAAACAAAGGTGTACAAAAACTTTTAGATGCTGTACTTGATTACATGCCTTCACCATTAGACATTCCACATATTACAGGTTTTGATGCTGAAACTGGAGAAGAAGTTGAGAGAAAATCTTCTGACGATGCTCCATTTGCAGCGTTAGCATTTAAAATTATGGTTGACCCATTTGTTGGAAAACTTACATTCTTTAGAATTTATTCTGGAGTTATGGAATCAGGAAGTTATGTTCTTAATTCAACAAAAGGTAAAAGAGAAAGAATTGGTAGAATTCTTCAAATGCACGCTAATAAAAGACAAGAAATTGATAAAGCTTACGCAGGCGAAATTGGAGCAGCTGTTGGTTTAAAACAAACTACAACTGGTGACACATTATGTGATACAAATAGCCCAGTAATTCTTGAGTCAATGGAATTCCCAGATCCAGTTATTGAGGTTGCTATTGAGCCTAAAACAAAAGCTGGTCAAGAAAAAATGGGTATTGGTTTAGCGAAACTTGCTGAAGAAGATCCTACATTTAGAACTTATACAAACCCTGAAACAGGTCAAACAATTATAGCTGGTATGGGTGAGTTACATCTTGAAATAATCGTTGATAGATTAATGAGAGAGTTCAAAGTTGAAGCTAATGTTGGTAAACCACAAGTTTCTTACAAAGAAACAATTAGTTCAAAAGCAAACGTTGAAGTTAAATACGCTAAACAATCTGGTGGTTCAGGTCAATACGGTCACGTTAAGATTATTATGGAACCACAAGAAATGGGTGAAGGTTTCAAATTCGTTGATGCTATAAAAGGTGGAGTTGTTCCTAGAGAATACATTCCAGCTGTTCAAAAAGGTATCGTAGAAGCATCTGAAAATGGTATATTAGCTGGATTCCCTTGTATAGACTTCAAGGTTACATTATATGATGGATCTTACCATGAGGTTGACTCAAGTGAGATGGCATTTAAGATTGCTGGATCTATGGCTTTTAAAGAAGGTATGAGAAAAGCAACACCAATAATACTTGAGCCGTATATGAAAGTTGAAGTAACATCACCAGAAGAATACTTTGGAGATGTTATGGGAGATTTAAGCTCAAGAAGAGGTAGAATCGAAGGATTCTCTGAAAGAAGCGGTGTTAAAATAATCGCTGCATTCGTTCCATTATCGGAAATGTTTGGATATGCAACAACTTTGAGATCAATAACTCAAGGTAGAGCTAACTATTCTATGGAGTCTGACCACTTCGAGAAAGTTCCTAATAATATTGCTGAAAAAATCATTGGAGCAAAACAAGACTAA
- the tuf gene encoding elongation factor Tu, with the protein MAKQKYERNKPHVNIGTIGHVDHGKTTLTAAITTVLNARYGSGEAVAFDNIDKAPEERERGITISTAHVEYETPNRHYAHVDCPGHADYVKNMITGAAQMDGGILVVSAADGPMPQTREHILLSRQVGVPQLVVFLNKEDMVDDPELIELVEMEIRELLSEYDFDGDNTPIVIGSALKALEDPSSEWGDKIVKLMEAVDETIPTPERDADKPFLMPVEDVFSITGRGTVATGRVERGVLKVQDKVHIVGLSEKPTETVCTGVEMFRKLLDQAEAGDNIGALLRGVQRSDVERGQVLAHPGTITPHTNFLGEVYVLTKEEGGRHTPFFKGYRPQFYFRTTDVTGSIELPEGVEMVMPGDNATFEVDLITPIAMDEGLRFAIREGGRTVGSGVVSKILK; encoded by the coding sequence ATGGCAAAGCAAAAATATGAAAGAAATAAACCCCATGTTAACATAGGTACAATTGGCCACGTTGACCATGGTAAGACAACATTAACAGCAGCAATTACAACTGTATTAAACGCAAGATACGGTTCAGGCGAAGCAGTAGCATTCGACAACATAGATAAAGCACCAGAAGAAAGAGAAAGAGGAATCACAATATCAACAGCACACGTTGAGTATGAAACTCCAAACAGACACTATGCACACGTTGACTGCCCAGGCCATGCTGACTATGTAAAGAACATGATAACAGGAGCAGCACAAATGGATGGTGGAATATTAGTTGTATCAGCAGCTGATGGACCAATGCCACAAACAAGAGAGCACATCTTATTATCAAGACAAGTTGGTGTTCCACAATTAGTAGTATTTTTAAATAAAGAAGATATGGTTGACGATCCAGAGTTAATCGAATTAGTAGAAATGGAAATCAGAGAATTATTATCAGAATATGACTTTGATGGAGATAATACACCAATCGTTATAGGATCAGCATTAAAAGCATTAGAAGATCCAAGTAGCGAGTGGGGAGATAAAATAGTAAAATTAATGGAAGCAGTTGATGAAACAATTCCAACTCCAGAAAGAGACGCAGACAAACCATTCCTAATGCCAGTAGAAGACGTATTCTCAATCACAGGTAGAGGAACAGTTGCAACAGGAAGAGTTGAAAGAGGAGTATTAAAAGTACAAGATAAAGTTCATATAGTAGGATTATCAGAAAAACCAACAGAAACTGTATGTACAGGAGTAGAAATGTTCAGAAAATTATTGGATCAAGCAGAAGCAGGAGACAATATCGGAGCATTATTAAGAGGAGTTCAAAGAAGTGATGTTGAAAGAGGTCAAGTTTTAGCGCACCCAGGAACAATAACACCACATACAAACTTCTTAGGAGAGGTATATGTATTAACTAAAGAAGAGGGTGGAAGACATACACCATTCTTCAAAGGATACAGACCACAATTCTATTTCAGAACAACTGATGTAACTGGATCAATCGAGTTACCAGAAGGCGTAGAAATGGTAATGCCAGGAGACAATGCAACATTTGAAGTAGATCTAATCACTCCAATCGCAATGGATGAAGGATTAAGATTTGCTATCAGAGAAGGCGGAAGAACAGTAGGTTCTGGCGTTGTTTCTAAAATCTTAAAATAA